In a genomic window of Pelecanus crispus isolate bPelCri1 chromosome 1, bPelCri1.pri, whole genome shotgun sequence:
- the SLC37A3 gene encoding sugar phosphate exchanger 3, giving the protein MALPGSLRRQPANRGLVSHCTHHHIVVFLLTFFSYSLLHASRKTFSNVKVSISSQWTPSCLNSTAPELRPYELWNSSHLFPNAEAATLFLGTLDTIFLFSYAMGLFVSGIVGDRLNLRWVLAFGMCSSALVVFLFGTLTEWLHFYNKWFYCCLWVVNGLLQSTGWPCVVAVMGNWFGKAGRGFVFGLWSACASVGNILGAFLASCVLKYGYEYAFLVTASVQFAGGVIVFFGLLTSPKEVGLPELGADEDGGVEEDANRPLMGNDDADDDDRNYSIQATDADNQPKAIGFVQACCLPGVVLYSLAYACLKLVNYSFFFWLPFYLSNNFGWKEAEADQLSIWYDVGGIIGGTIQGLISDVLQKRAPVLAISLLFAVGSLFGYSRSPNSKPINAVIMAITGFFIGGPSNMISSAISADLGRQDLVKGSSEALATVTGIVDGTGSIGAAVGQYLVSLIQENLGWMWVFYFFILMTSSTVLFISPLIVREIKLLLHERRLRMLAE; this is encoded by the exons atggCTTTGCCTGGAAGCTTACGGAGGCAGCCTGCGAACAGAGGCCTTGTGTCCCATTGCACCCACCATCACATTGTGGTGTTCCTGCTGACCTTCTTCAG TTATTCCCTGCTCCATGCTTCCAGAAAGACATTCAGTAATGTCAAAGTCAGCATTTCCAGCCAATGGACTCCCTCCTGCCTAAACAGCACGGCTCCTGAGCTCCGGCCGTATGAG CTCTGGAACAGCAGCcatttatttccaaatgcagaagcagcaacTCTCTTCTTGGGGACATTGGACACTATCTTTTTGTTCTCCTATGCTATG GGTCTCTTTGTCAGTGGCATAGTTGGCGATCGCCTGAATTTACGCTGGGTTTTGGCTTTTGGCATGTGTTCCTCTGCTCTAGTG GTATTCCTCTTTGGCACACTCACAGAATGGCTGCATTTCTACAACAAGTGGTTCTACTGCTGTCTCTGGGTTGTGAATGGCTTGCTGCAGTCCACTGGTTGGCCCTGTGTGGTTGCTGTCATGGGCAATTGGTTTGGAAAAGCTGG GAGAGGTTTTGTGTTTGGACTCTGGAGTGCCTGTGCATCTGTGGGAAATATCCTCGGGGCATTCCTTGCCTCCTGTGTTCTCAAATACGGCTATGAG TATGCTTTCTTGGTGACTGCCTCAGTACAGTTTGCTGGAGGAGTCATTGTCTTCTTTGGGCTCCTGACATCTCCAAAGGAAGTGG GCCTCCCTGAGCTTGGAGCAGATGAAGATGGCGGTGTGGAGGAAGATGCCAACAGACCTTTAATGGGCAATGATGATGCAGATGATGATGACCGGAATTACTCTATTCAAGCAACTGACGCTGACAACCAGCCAAAGGCCATTGGCTTTGTCCAGGCTTGTTGCCTTCCGGGTGTAGTACTG TACTCTTTGGCCTATGCCTGCTTGAAGCTGGTGAATTACTCATTCTTCTTCTGGCTGCCCTTCTACCTCAGCAACAACTTTGGatggaaagaagcagaagctgaCCAGCTCTCAATCTGGTATGATGTGGGAGGAATCATAG GTGGGACTATCCAGGGCTTGATTTCTGATGTGCTACAGAAGAGAGCCCCAGTGCTAGCAATTAGCCTGCTCTTTGCTGTAGGCTCTCTTTTTGGATACAGCC GTTCTCCAAACAGCAAACCTATCAATGCTGTGATCATGGCAATAACAG GATTTTTCATCGGAGGCCCTTCTAACATGATCAGTTCTGCAATTTCTGCTGACCTGGGGCGCCAGGATCTGGTGAAAGGCAGCAGTGAGGCTCTGGCAACAGTCACAGGAATTGTGGATGGAACTGGCAGTATTGGTGCTGCAGTGGGCCAG TATCTAGTGTCTTTGATCCAGGAGAACCTGGGATGGATGTGggttttctatttctttattctaATG ACGAGCTCAACAGTCCTGTTCATTTCACCATTAATAGTGAGGGAGATCAAATTGCTTCTGCATGAGCGGCGCCTGCGAATGCTGGCTGAGTGA